A region of Aquarana catesbeiana isolate 2022-GZ linkage group LG08, ASM4218655v1, whole genome shotgun sequence DNA encodes the following proteins:
- the LOC141104911 gene encoding uncharacterized protein, whose product MMDNQPPLTSPDGSSNGNPPERCPRPLYSWDSTQEDHTIPHHHQSGNLGDDNINVKEEYKEEDEEYGLMKNFSEGHRDMMEPPNIRNPPERCSRPLYSRDSTQEDHTISHYHQSGNLRDSKVEVKKEIKEEDYEVGVIEESESLKVYKDLYQDTMEESSSYRNPPERCPRPLYSRDSTQEDHSIPHCYKSGDPIDIEFEVKSEEEETYVRDDQQSMEEDGITGTFIEEDTPTEISIGGSLTLNPFLHPYCSLIGPE is encoded by the exons atgatggacaatcagccgcccctcacatcaccgg atggatccagtaatgggaacccaccagagagatgtccccgtcctctgtattcctgggattctacacaggaagatcacaccatccctcaccatcatcag agtggaaaccttggggatgataatattaatgttaaagaagagtataaagaggaggatgaggagtatggattgATGAAAAACTTTTCAGAAGGACAcagggatatgatggagccacctaatatcaggaacccaccagagagatgttcccgtcctctgtattcccgggattccacacaggaagatcacaccatctctcactatcatcag agtggaaatctgagagattctaaagtcgaggttaaaaaagagataaaagaggaggattatGAGGTTGGGGTGATAGAGGAGTCTGAGTCTCTAAAAGTTTACaaggatctgtaccaggacaccatggaagagtcatccagctacagaaacccaccagagagatgtccccgtcctctgtattcccgggattccacacaggaagatcacagcatccctcactgttacaag agtggagatccaattgatatagaatttgaggttaaatcagaagaagaagagacgtatgtgagggatgatcagcagtctatggaggaggatggaataacggggacatttatagaggaggacactcctacagagatcagcataggtgggtcattaacactaaatccattcctccacccatactgctcactgattggtccagagtag